Proteins from a genomic interval of Papaver somniferum cultivar HN1 chromosome 4, ASM357369v1, whole genome shotgun sequence:
- the LOC113271630 gene encoding putative protease Do-like 14 yields the protein MEQSNSKRKKIKGSWCQYVNTFGEKFDSMHKQNTDLSSDIKISTVKVSKSVVSVASLSADKKFHFFGSGTVIKCDQVNMKYVSTILTSGSMFGDSRNGVEYVAQIYLHDGRTFDVRAYHYDIHYNIALLKVESIRPLLPAILKGVKVINKAPARGGFLRRHSDTFHLSHGDEVISVGRFCQEPYRVMSAPGTFSNKCCDLDCPLMLKTTCNISKCGTGGPLINGDGEVIGINFFLEEYTPFMPINIVSKCIEHFEKHGKFVRPNFGIKGANFSTGTSLQMMDKINRAFPDISTGILVKEVVPLSPAYYAGIRAGDVLLRCGGDIIQSVVEFEVIMLDKIGEALEIELLKEFKLVEKTVVVEELSPDQFYSWCLPKRRWVVMTGDV from the exons ATGGAGCAATCAAATTCTAAAAGAAAGAAGATCAAAG GTTCTTGGTGTCAATATGTGAATACTTTCGGCGAAAAGTTTGATAGCATGCACAAGCAGAATACGGATTTATCTAGTGACATAAAAATATCAACCGTAAAAGTATCTAAAAGTGTAGTGAGCGTGGCATCTCTTTCTGCTGATAAGAAATTTCATTTCTTTGGTAGCGGCACAGTTATCAAATGTGATCAAGTTAACATGAAATATGTATCTACTATATTAACATCTGGAAGTATGTTTGGTGATTCTAGAAATGGCGTTGAGTATGTG GCCCAAATTTATTTGCACGATGGAAGGACATTTGATGTTCGTGCGTATCATTATGATATCCATTATAACATTGCACTTCTGAAAGTTGAATCAATTCGACCGTTGTTGCCTGCAATTCTGAAAGGTGTCAAAGTGATCAATAAAGCCCCTGCAAGAGGGGGATTTCTTCGTCGACACTCTGACACTTTTCATCTTTCCCATGGAGATGAGGTGATATCTGTTGGTCGGTTCTGTCAGGAACCATATAGAGTGATGTCTGCTCCTGGAACATTCAG TAATAAATGTTGCGATTTGGATTGTCCACTGATGCTCAAAACGACCTGCAACATCTCAAAG TGTGGTACTGGTGGACCTCTCATTAATGGTGATGGGGAGGTAATTGGCATCAATTTCTTTCTTGAAGAATACACACCATTTATGCCTATAAATATTGTTTCGAAGTGCATAGAACACTTCGAAAAACACGG GAAATTTGTTCGGCCTAATTTTGGAATCAAAGGAGCTAATTTCTCTACTGGAACAAGTTTGCAAATGATGGACAAAATTAACCGGGCATTTCCTGACATATCTACAGGAATTCTTGTTAAAGAG GTAGTACCACTGTCCCCTGCATATTATGCTGGTATACGTGCGGGGGATGTTCTTCTCCGTTGTGGTGGAGACATTATTCAGAGTGTTGTTGAG TTTGAAGTAATTATGTTGGATAAGATTGGGGAGGCACTAGAGATAGAGTTGCTAAAAGAATTCAAGTTGGTGGAGAAGACTGTGGTCGTTGAGGAGTTGAGCCCAGATCAGTTTTACAG TTGGTGTCTTCCTAAGAGACGATGGGTGGTAATGACTGGTGATGTCTAA